In Carya illinoinensis cultivar Pawnee chromosome 7, C.illinoinensisPawnee_v1, whole genome shotgun sequence, the following are encoded in one genomic region:
- the LOC122316945 gene encoding hydroxyproline O-galactosyltransferase GALT4-like: MTPSLSDTSGPLLRPHHSKMAEDRFNCRIEMKNARLDRRRFVLSSFFFILFLCFLASINEVRFDSLLKFGQCALASSMHSQSFNSISSDHNLSATSNASASSDDIRILIGILTLPDQYQRRHFLRLIYGTQEAPTGVKVDVKFVFCNLTKEDQKVLVALEIMRYDDIIILDCKENMNKGKTYTYFSSLPEMLSDANGPSPPYHYVMKADDDTYFRVNNLVESLRPLPREDLYYGYVIPCPSMDPFKHYMSGMGYLISWDIVEWIRESEIPKNHLEGPEDKTFGDWIREGHRAKNRYNAKWSMYNFPEPHTGCTHELWPDTIAVHLLKNQEKWVRTLKYFNVTAHLKPSKLYHIP, encoded by the coding sequence ATGACTCCATCACTATCAGACACATCCGGCCCGTTGCTTAGACCACACCATTCGAAAATGGCTGAAGACCGGTTCAATTGCCGAATAGAGATGAAGAACGCAAGGCTAGACCGGCGACGTTTTgtactttcttctttcttcttcatcttgtttctttgtttcttaGCTTCCATCAATGAAGTCCGATTTGATAGCCTGCTGAAGTTTGGTCAGTGTGCTTTAGCCAGCAGCATGCACTCACAATCGTTCAATTCAATATCGTCGGATCACAACTTGTCGGCCACCTCGAATGCTAGCGCTTCCTCAGACGACATCCGAATCCTCATTGGCATCCTAACATTACCGGATCAATACCAGCGCCGCCACTTCCTCCGTCTCATCTACGGCACACAAGAAGCTCCAACGGGTGTCAAAGTCGACGTCAAGTTCGTGTTCTGCAATCTAACAAAGGAAGACCAAAAGGTACTCGTTGCACTAGAGATAATGCGTTACGATGATATCATAATCCTCGACTGCAAAGAGAACATGAACAAGGGTAAGACTTACACATACTTCTCAAGCTTGCCAGAAATGCTGAGCGACGCAAATGGTCCTTCTCCTCCATATCATTATGTCATGAAAGCCGACGATGATACCTATTTTAGGGTGAACAATTTGGTGGAATCTTTAAGGCCATTGCCCCGAGAAGACTTGTACTATGGTTATGTTATTCCATGTCCTAGCATGGACCCCTTTAAGCATTACATGTCAGGAATGGGATATTTGATTTCTTGGGACATAGTGGAGTGGATTAGGGAATCAGAGATCCCCAAGAACCATTTGGAAGGGCCAGAGGATAAGACTTTTGGGGATTGGATTCGAGAAGGGCATCGTGCTAAGAATAGGTACAATGCCAAGTGGTCGATGTACAACTTTCCCGAACCGCACACTGGATGTACACACGAGCTTTGGCCAGATACGATCGCGGTTCATTTGTTGAAGAACCAGGAGAAATGGGTTCGGACATTGAAGTATTTCAATGTCACTGCTCATTTGAAACCATCGAAATTGTATCATATACCTTAG
- the LOC122317054 gene encoding uncharacterized protein LOC122317054, with the protein MGIDNWSVLTRLRRAVKKVRFLLDFNVNRWRLASMINRTSSSNHHRLSFNDRPGLRACTDDNFDTESEESGPSARSLQRTISYPSEDDIDKRADMFIANFYRQLKIDRQISLELHYCRDNSFEAISP; encoded by the coding sequence ATGGGCATTGACAATTGGTCTGTGTTAACTCGCCTGAGGAGGGCAGTGAAGAAGGTCAGGTTTTTGTTGGATTTTAATGTCAACCGGTGGCGTCTAGCTTCGATGATCAACCGTACTTCTTCGAGCAATCACCACCGGCTAAGTTTCAATGATCGGCCAGGCTTGAGAGCTTGCACTGATGATAATTTCGATACAGAGTCTGAGGAATCAGGCCCCTCTGCAAGGAGTTTACAGAGAACAATAAGCTATCCATCCGAAGACGATATCGACAAGAGAGCTGACATGTTTATTGCTAATTTCTATCGCCAACTTAAGATAGATAGGCAGATTTCGCTCGAACTTCATTATTGTCGGGACAATAGCTTCGAGGCAATCTCTCCATGA
- the LOC122317187 gene encoding protein YIP4b-like — protein MSHSDTVPLHQSSQSDIDEIESLINASVQSGPTTVLPARPPSPPRASIPVVSSSPFIQSNLPPPPPLSSSNQKVPSVPAPAPPPPPSFGASGFGPVPNTLTEPVWDTVKRDLSRIVSNLKLVVFPNPYREDPGKALRDWDLWGPFFFIVFLGLALSWSASVKKSEVFAVAFALLAAGAVILTLNVLLLGGHIIFFQSLSLLGYCLFPLVVGAVICMLKDNVMLKVIAVSVTLAWSSWAAYPFMSSAVNPRRKALALYPVFLMYVSVGFLIIAID, from the exons atgtcgCACAGCGACACCGTACCTCTCCACCAGTCCTCCCAATCGGACATCGACGAGATCGAGAGCCTCATCAACGCCAGTGTCCAATCCGGCCCCACCACGGTCCTCCCTGCGCGGCCGCCCAGCCCCCCACGCGCCTCCATCCCCGTTGTCTCCTCGTCTCCATTCATACAGTCCAATCTCCCACCACCGCCACCACTATCCTCTTCCAACCAGAAGGTGCCATCTGTCCCCGCACCTGCTCCTCCGCCACCCCCCAGTTTCGGGGCGAGCGGATTCGGTCCGGTTCCGAACACGCTTACCGAACCGGTATGGGACACGGTGAAGCGGGATCTGTCGAGGATCGTGAGCAATCTGAAGCTGGTGGTGTTCCCCAACCCGTATAGGGAGGACCCCGGAAAAGCTTTGCGGGATTGGGATCTCTGGGGCCcctttttcttcattgtcttcttgGGTCTAGCTCTCTCGTGGTCTGCTTCCGTCAAGAAG TCTGAAGTTTTTGCGGTTGCATTTGCGCTACTTGCTGCTGGTGCTGTAATTCTGACATTGAATGTACTTCTACtg ggTGGACATATAATCTTCTTCCAAAGTCTGAGTTTGCTGGGTTATTGCCTGTTCCCGCTGGTCGTTGGAGCCGTAATCTGTATGTTGAAGGACAATGTAATGTTGAAAGTGATTGCGGTAAGTGTGACGTTAGCGTGGAGCTCCTGGGCTGCGTATCCTTTCATGAGCTCAGCAGTGAACCCTCGGAGAAAAGCCCTCGCACTCTATCCTGTTTTTCTCATGTATGTATCTGTCGGGTTTCTCATCATTGCCATTGATTAA
- the LOC122316726 gene encoding mitochondrial outer membrane protein porin 4-like yields the protein MASGPASFSDIGKKAKDLLTKDYNFGHKFTLSLLSSTGLGLTATGLKKDQISFGDISTLYKSGNTTVDVKVDTFSNVTTKVTVSDILPSTKAAISFKIPDHQSGKLDVQYLHPHAAINSSIGLNPTPLLELSAAIGSKDLSLGGEVGFDTVSASFIKYNAGIGLNRPDYSVALLLTDKGQALKASYIHFVNPVDGTAVAAEMTHRFSSTENSFSIGSSHALDAQTVVKTRFSNNGKVAMLCQREWRPKSLITLSAEYDSKANNVAPKLGLALALKP from the exons ATGGCCAGTGGTCCAGCATCATTTTCAGATATAGGCAAAAAGGCAAAAG ACTTACTGACCAAAGATTACAACTTCGGTCACAAGTTTACCCTGTCACTGCTGAGCTCTACTGGGCTG GGGCTTACAGCTACAGGTTTGAAGAAGGATCAAATTTCTTTTGGTGACATAAGTACCCTGTACAAGAGTGGAAATACTACAGTGGATGTGAAAGTTGATACTTTTTCTAAT GTGACCACGAAAGTGACTGTGAGTGATATCTTACCGAGCACCAAAGCAGCAATTAGCTTCAAAATTCCTGATCACCAGTCTGGCAAG CTGGATGTGCAGTATCTACATCCTCATGCAGCAATCAATTCCAGTATTGGACTGAACCCAACCCCTCTTTTGGAGCTTTCAGCGGCAATTGGAAGCAAGGATCTCAGTTTGGGTGGTGAAGTTGGATTTGATACGGTTTCTGCTTCCTTCATCAAGTACAATGCTGGGATTGGCTTGAATAGGCCTGATTATTCCGTGGCACTTTTACT GACGGACAAAGGGCAGGCATTGAAGGCATCTTATATTCATTTTGTGAATCCTGTCGATGGAACAGCGGTTGCTGCGGAAATGACCCACAGATTTTCCAGCACTGAGaacagttttagcattggaagCTCTCATGCGCTTGATGCACAAACTGTGgtgaaaacaagattttccaacAACGGGAAAGTTGCGATGCTGTGCCAGCGTGAATGGAGGCCTAAGTCACTGATTACTTTGTCCGCCGAGTACGACTCGAAGGCCAATAATGTGGCCCCCAAGCTGGGTCTTGCCCTTGCCCTCAAGCCTTGA